A single window of Crassostrea angulata isolate pt1a10 chromosome 8, ASM2561291v2, whole genome shotgun sequence DNA harbors:
- the LOC128160493 gene encoding uncharacterized protein LOC128160493, with translation MVLNAYAMSWFDFQNKCRQLGLQMPSATHHKKPYWTKYYKRQSDWIGKYGCYHRTDLTEAKTFNLHLPSAGICQEFCYEENESKNLLFFGVKKGKCICLSEQPATLSLVLNQCNFDCLINNFPNNSLECGGSMAYSVFVSEKGLPDVICNDSNANCYHKEEQVKFLLTDEKECNSVYEDYRDTCSIELTTQIYTSFDRGKKLSKNDQRNILFCEQCTEQGCIFSNCKSQLNTKYCTKNVLSTASPSVLKTITQTVVPNVTEKRVSLKRITYNKLVSIYRKATLLHGANVSRTTQSISREDTITNDSVAFIVGGLASSTLICFLFLMVAIYFIRRKHKLIEEKCSTLQKQIECSTFRYEQTSIAKLNPHNKQRHQNVTGPSYYELADNGKLIETYSKNKDNNKPYKDIKEPISGNDTYMVASYKMFDGESVYFEKNKASYNHLRETSHFRHEENTYDHAGNVNESSYSCAEAARNWNDRQMDNDLYDHIKI, from the exons ATGGTGTTAAATGCATATGCCATGAGTTGGTTTGACTTTCAAAACAAATGTCGTCAACTTGGACTACAAATGCCCTCAGCGACTCATCACAAAAAACCATACTGGACTAAATACTACAAACGTCAGTCTGACTGGATCGGCAAATATG gatGTTACCACAGAACTGATTTGACAGAGGCTAAAACCTTTAATTTGCATCTCCCATCAGCTGGAATTTGTCAAGAATTCTGTTACGAAgaaaatgaatctaaaaatctTTTATTCTTCGGTGTAAAg AAAGGAAAATGTATTTGTCTGTCAGAACAACCAGCAACTCTATCATTAGTGTTGAATCAATGCAATTTTGATtgtttaataaacaattttccAAATAATTCTTTGGAGTGTGGAGGAAGTATGGCATACAGTGTGTTTGTATCGG AAAAAGGTTTGCCTGACGTGATTTGCAATGATAGTAATGCAAATTGCTATCATAAAGAAGAACAAGTTAAATTCTTATTGACGGATGAGAAAGAATGCAACTCAGTATATGAAGACTATAGAGACACGTGTTCCATTGAATTAACCACTCAAATATACACGAGTTTTGATAGAG gaaagaaattgtcaaaaaatgatcaaagaaatattttgttctgtGAACAGTGTACAGAACAGGGATGTATATTTTCAAACTGTAAAAGTCAATTAAACACCAAGTATTGTACTAAG AATGTGTTATCTACTGCCTCCCCTTCAGTTTTGAAAACCATTACACAGACTGTGGTACCAAATGTTACTGAAAAAAGAGTTAGTTTAAAGAGGATAACATATAACAAATTAGTTAGCATATATAGAAAGGCAACACTATTACACGGTGCAAACGTATCCAGAACAACTCAATCAATTTCAAGAGAAGATACTATAACAA ACGACTCAGTGGCGTTCATTGTTGGAGGTCTCGCTTCATCAACCCTgatttgtttcctttttttgaTGGTTGCCATCTATTTCATCAG AAGAAAACATAAACTCATCGAAGAGAAATGTTCCACCCTTCAAAAACAAATCGAATGTTCAACATTCAGGTATGAACAGACATCTATAGCAAAACTGAATCCACATAACAAACAAAGACACCAAAATGTGACAGGGCCAAGTTACTACGAACTGGCAGACAATGGCAAACTGATAGAAACATACTCTAAAAACAAAGACAACAACAAACCGTATAAAGATATCAAAGAACCAATTTCAGGAAACGATACTTATATGGTAGCTTCATACAAAATGTTTGATGGGGAATCCGTTTACTTTGAGAAAAACAAGGCTTCTTACAATCATCTCAGGGAAACAAGTCATTTTAGACATGAAGAAAATACGTACGACCATGCGGGAAATGTAAATGAATCTAGTTACTCCTGTGCGGAAGCTGCTAGAAACTGGAACGATCGACAAATGGATAATGACTTGTatgatcatataaaaatttaa
- the LOC128158839 gene encoding uncharacterized protein LOC128158839, with protein sequence MAYSVFVSEKNMPDVICNDSNANCYHKEEQVKFLLTDEKECNSVYEHYNDTCSIELTTQIYTSFDRGKKLSKNDQRNILFCEQCTEHGCLFSNCKSQLNTMYCTKSVLSTAHPSVLKTITQTVIPNVTEKRVRLRRITYNKLVSIYKKQTLLHGAIFSRTTQSISKDDTITSKC encoded by the exons ATGGCATACAGTGTGTTTGTATctg aaaaaaatatgcctGACGTGATTTGCAATGACAGTAATGCAAATTGCTATCATAAAGAAGAACAAGTTAAATTCTTATTGACGGATGAGAAAGAATGCAACTCAGTATATGAACACTATAACGACACGTGTTCCATTGAATTAACCACTCAAATATACACGAGTTTTGATAGAG gaaagaaattgtcaaaaaatgatcagagaaatattttgttctgtGAACAGTGTACAGAACATGGATGTCTATTTTCAAACTGTAAAAGTCAACTAAACACCATGTATTGTACTAAG agTGTGTTATCTACTGCCCACCCTTCAGTTTTGAAAACCATTACACAAACTGTGATACCAAATGTTACTGAAAAAAGAGTCAGATTAAGGAGGATAACATATAACAAATTAGTTAGCATATATAAGAAGCAAACACTATTACACGGAGCAATCTTTTCCAGAACAACTCAATCAATTTCAAAAGACGATACTATAACAAGTAAGTGTTGA